One genomic window of Elaeis guineensis isolate ETL-2024a chromosome 2, EG11, whole genome shotgun sequence includes the following:
- the LOC105033511 gene encoding LOW QUALITY PROTEIN: cytochrome P450 81Q32 (The sequence of the model RefSeq protein was modified relative to this genomic sequence to represent the inferred CDS: inserted 2 bases in 1 codon), which translates to MGTIKYPSVASTALPHPXAITISTMGTISCISLFLALLLFVKFVFSSKNTKNLPPSPPSIPFIGHLHQLKKPLPQTLARLSDRYGPVLLLRFGSRPVLLVSSPSATEECLSKHDITFANRPHLPSVKHLSYNYISLAVANYGPLWRNLRRIATVEVLSTHRLHSSSGIRTGEVQAMVRQLVRDWQATKAMDGFARAEVKSRLIVLSLHVIMRMIAGKRFYGQEEEKSGISEEARRYWKLGEEAAPAIGASNLADYVPVLRWVDYQGFSKKLARFQNERDELMQRLMDGHRSKSKEEGVEKKTMMGVLLSLQETDPDYYTDEVIKALGAGLLAAGTGTTSETTEWAMSLLLNNPGALKKMRDEMDAQVGNERLLEESDLSNLPYLQCVITETLRMYPTAPLLLPHESSQECSVGGFHIPRGMMLLVNAYAVHRDPKVWEEPTKFMPERFEGGKGEGKLMIPFGMGRRRCPGEGLGMRAVGLALGTLIQCFEWEGIGKEEVDMTAGGSSLTLAKAIPLEAMYRPRQSMLDTLTKL; encoded by the exons ATGGGGACGATAAAATATCCGTCAGTAGCTTCAACAGCTCTTCCTCACCC CGCTATTACCATCTCCACCATGGGAACCATCTCCTGCATCTCCCTATTCCTAGCTCTCCTCCTCTTCGTCAAATTCGTCTTCTCCTCCAAGAACACGAAGAACCTCCCACCAAGCCCTCCCTCCATCCCCTTCATTGGTCACCTCCATCAACTTAAGAAGCCCCTCCCCCAAACCCTCGCCCGCCTCTCCGACCGCTACGGTCCCGTCCTCCTCCTCCGCTTCGGCTCCCGCCCTGTCCTCCTCGTCTCCTCCCCTTCTGCCACTGAAGAGTGCCTCTCGAAGCACGACATCACCTTCGCCAACCGTCCCCACCTTCCCTCCGTGAAACACCTGAGCTACAACTACATCTCCCTTGCTGTAGCCAACTATGGACCCCTCTGGCGCAACCTCCGCCGCATCGCCACCGTCGAGGTACTCTCCACACATCGCCTCCACTCCTCGTCCGGGATTCGCACCGGAGAGGTCCAGGCCATGGTTCGCCAACTCGTTCGGGACTGGCAAGCAACCAAAGCGATGGATGGGTTCGCGAGAGCGGAGGTGAAGTCGAGGTTGATCGTACTATCTTTGCACGTGATCATGAGGATGATCGCGGGGAAGAGGTTCTACGGCCAGGAGGAGGAGAAGTCGGGGATATCCGAGGAGGCGAGGCGATACTGGAAGCTGGGGGAGGAGGCAGCGCCGGCGATTGGAGCGTCCAATCTGGCTGACTACGTGCCAGTGCTGAGATGGGTCGATTATCAGGGATTTAGCAAGAAGCTGGCGAGGTTCCAAAATGAAAGGGATGAATTGATGCAGAGACTGATGGATGGGCATAGGAGCAAAAGCAAGGAGGAAGGGGTGGAGAAAAAGACTATGATGGGTGTGCTGCTATCGCTGCAGGAGACGGATCCCGATTACTACACCGATGAAGTGATCAAAGCACTTGGTGCT GGTTTATTAGCAGCAGGCACAGGTACTACATCTGAGACAACTGAGTGGGCGATGTCTCTCCTACTTAACAACCCAGGAGCATTGAAGAAGATGAGGGATGAGATGGACGCACAAGTAGGAAATGAGCGCCTGCTTGAGGAATCGGATCTTTCCAATCTTCCATACCTCCAGTGTGTCATCACCGAAACTCTTCGGATGTACCCAACAGCTCCGCTTCTGTTGCCTCATGAATCATCCCAAGAGTGTAGTGTGGGAGGTTTTCATATTCCACGTGGAATGATGCTACTGGTCAATGCATATGCGGTTCACAGGGACCCCAAGGTGTGGGAGGAGCCTACAAAGTTCATGCCAGAAAGATTTGAGGGTGGGAAGGGGGAAGGGAAGTTGATGATCCCCTTTGGGATGGGAAGGAGAAGGTGCCCAGGGGAAGGCCTTGGAATGAGGGCGGTTGGCCTAGCATTGGGAACTCTGATCCAGTGCTTTGAGTGGGAAGGGATTGGAAAGGAAGAGGTGGACATGACAGCAGGAGGCTCGAGTCTAACTTTGGCCAAGGCTATTCCTTTGGAGGCCATGTATCGCCCACGCCAAAGCATGCTTGATACTCTCACAAAACTCTGA